Part of the Aureibacillus halotolerans genome, CGGCGGTTTGGAGGCGACCAAACAGCTAAAAGAAGCGTTTCCTTATGTAAAGGTCGTCATGCTAACGGTGTCCGATGACATTGCTCACCTGTTCGATGCCCTAAAAAAAGGGGCGCAAGGGTACCTATTAAAAAACATGAAACCCGATGAGTGGCACGACTATCTCAAGGCGATAGCTTTGGATGAAGCGCCAATGACACGAGAGCTAGCGTTTCGTATCTTAAAGGAATTCTCGCCGATAGGCGTAGATGCCGGCGACAATCCGTTAACTGCGCGGGAACGTGACATCCTAGGGCTGGTGGCAAAGGGTCTAAGCAACAAGGAGATCTCTGGGCACTTAGAAATTTCAGAGCATACCGTGAAAAACCATCTGAAAAACATTCTCCAAAAGCTTCATTTAGAAAATCGTGTCCAGCTGGCACGCTACGCTTACGAACAAAGCTGGATGAAAAAATCATAGCGGGCATTCAAATCATTATAAAGGTCGCAATCTAATTTAGAAATATAGCCGCAAGGATGCCCACTATGATAAGAACGAGGATAAGGATGCCGCTCCCCTTCCAGCCTAATCCCCCTACCAGATCAGCAAGCCCACCTGTCTGTGCCCGCTGAAAAGAATCGTTTAAATTTCCAGCCGGATTTCGTTTTAATTCCTCCTGGCGCATTCGTTCTCTACTGCTTTCAGGTGTTTCATTTTCGTCGCGCATGAGGCACACCTCCCATTCCTTTTCCATGTAGGGCCAGTTTAACATAGGAGGATGAATGATCAAACTCGTTGCAACTGTAACTTAGGGAGAAACGACCGCATTTCTCCCAAACTGTTTTAGGATGAGCCGAATGACATCAACATCATCATTGCATGTTCACTTCAGATTACCGGGACTGCGAAGAGAAAAAAAGTGGCACTCTCGTTAGCAAATTGAGCATACATTTGCAGAATTAAAAGGTCTGTTCAAAAGCCCTTATCAAGTTGCCTTTTTCTTTGTAGAATAATAGAGTATCCCCTCAATAATAAATATGAGTAGTACAGATAGGCCAAACAGAGGCATAAGAACACCTAGTATAAGGAGTGTGACAACAGCTCCGATAGACCACGGTTTGTTGATTCGTTTTGGCAAATATGAATGTCGGTTTTTCACTCTTTTCATCCATGAAGCGAAGCCCATTGCTATGGCAACTAGCAAAGCGATACATACAAATAAGTTTATTAGTTTATTGGCAATACCAAATAAGTGTCCTTCATGAAGAGGAATTCCCCAAGTAAACCACTTCCCTATAATTCCATAATCCTCAAAGTTTATTTTAGCAATTAATTTACCAGTATATTGATCGAAGTAAGCCGTTGTTTCTTCGTATGGACTAACATCTAATCCAGTGACACCTGTATTACTTCCTTTGGATACAGTGAATACGCCTGTTTCACTTGAAGGGTACACGATAGAAAACGGCCTTGTGATCTTTTCATTTTGAGATTCTTCCATGATAACTTCTAGGGTTTGTTGACCCGGTATATCTAGATTTGTATGAGTATGACTACCATGATGACTACTATCACTACTATCACTACTATCACTACTATCACTACTATCACTACTATCACTACCATGATGGTCATCATGATCTGAAGCAGGCTGACTTAAATTCCTCGTCGCCCATGG contains:
- a CDS encoding response regulator; the encoded protein is MTVFRVLIIDDNQMAREGIRLILEADPLFEVVAEGSSGEEALILSEVWMPDLILMDIQMPGIGGLEATKQLKEAFPYVKVVMLTVSDDIAHLFDALKKGAQGYLLKNMKPDEWHDYLKAIALDEAPMTRELAFRILKEFSPIGVDAGDNPLTARERDILGLVAKGLSNKEISGHLEISEHTVKNHLKNILQKLHLENRVQLARYAYEQSWMKKS
- a CDS encoding DUF6366 family protein gives rise to the protein MRDENETPESSRERMRQEELKRNPAGNLNDSFQRAQTGGLADLVGGLGWKGSGILILVLIIVGILAAIFLN